The DNA segment TGAAGAAGTAAACAACAAATCATGAAATATACTCCATTTCCTAAGTATAGATCGAATCCCCCAACCttataattaaaagatgaaataaagAACCATCATACCACATCTCAtggtttatttttaaaagtttttaattattaccaaaataaaactgaatcaaattcaatacaaattaaatcaaaatcgAATTGATCACTATAGTTTGAACCgcttttcaattttctcttttcttattctcaatcataattataaatatatcaaaatttatacaaatataaaatacCTTAAGACATGATTATAAACCAATAAAATACACTAACATAATAGGGATTAATGAAAGCCGGAACCCACATCTTCAGCAAAACTAACAGGTGCACATTAATAATAGATGCAACAAAAGGGCTGAATTTCTTTGTCCCAACAAAGGGAACTTTTTCCTGATATCTTCTCTATTACCATCTAAGGTTTCCTTTGTTTCATCATCTACGAATATCGTACGAAAACCCAAAACTTTCAAGCCTGTTACTAGTTTCAGGTTTCATCAACCTCGGCTTCTTCCGGGGTAGAAGCATTCGACAACATTTTCCTTGACCTTGAAATGGAAATTACTAACCTTGTTCCAACCCTTGTTCGAAACTGTCAACTGCAACATGATAAAAACCACATTCAGAGGTAGGACATTTCCTATTTTTATAGGAACTTTTAATAAACAATTGTATTTCCAATTATAACCTTGTTACTCGAAACCATCAACTGAACTTAAGAAAAACCTTGCGATGAGACCCTAATTCGTTACTTCTAAGTTCTAATTTAGTAAATCAATAGTTTAAATGACAGACAAGACCTTTCCCATTTTTATAGGAACGTCTATATTCAAGAAACAATGGCATCTCCAATTGTAGTCTATGTTACTCTAAACCATAAACCACAACATAAATACATAATAGAAATGACACAATTATCCAACAATGAAACAGGAATAGCATATTGGTACCTGTCCATGCACATCGGTTGCTAAACCGGTAGCCAAAGGCTCTGCCTTTATCAAAATGTCTGCAAGGTACTCCATTTGTATAAAAAATGTAGGCCTATCTTCATTCGAATAAATATCTTCATGGTTGAGTGTGATTAATGAACAGTCCTAACAACAATGATTCAACAAGAGAAAATTTAAGAATAGAGGGTGAAAGGCAGACAAAAATTATGCTACTTAAATTCAAGTGAGAGTGTCGGATATAAGTATGTCTCTCTGACGAGTATATTCCCGGGGGGGGGAGGGGTTCCTCATTTTTCTAAGCACCCTTAGAGGATCAAATCCCCATATCCATTTCAGAATAGGCATTGGACACAAGTATTGAACAAGGTTACTTCAAGAAAAATATAAGACAAAATGAGGGGAAACAAGGTATTATCTTACAAACTCAGATGTTAAAGTGCGGCAATACTGCAAGAAATCCAAGACATAATCTGAAGAGCCATTTGCAGCCACCTCCATAAGAGATAAATCATCAATGATAATGGAAACGTTTTTCCAACTAATCTCAGGCAAAGCTGAAATGGTTTTATGTATTTTCCCATACAATGCAATGAGTCCACCTTCTGGAGTTATTCCTTCATCTCCATCTaattaaacaaaattgaaaaactCATCAAGATAAAACAATAAAGAAGATCATAAACAGAAATCACAAACATGAAAAGATAAATTAATGCAgtccatgaactactgaactatGATCGAATATGTAATTCAATCCATGTATCATAGAACCGAGTGATTTAATCTTTATACACTTAACATTAGCGCAAACAAGTAAAATTAATAACAACGTTAATGGAAAACCATCTATTGCAGTCTTGAAATCCTAAAATCTGACAGTACAAACATGTAGACAAATAAAGCAACAAAAGGATTTCTTATATCGAAGACATATGTTCTGTCAAATTTCAGCTCATATACTGTCCAAATTCAGAATCAACATCAGCATTTAAATGATTTCTCATTTAAACAAAGAATATTCATGCAGAAAGTTATGCAAGAATCATTTTACCAGATTTTTTTCTCACCTGGACACTGCAACTTAAGCATGTCAAAGAAAAAGAATCTACTGTTATCCCTTTGTGATACCAAGTTGCATCCCTATTTCAACAAATGGACAACAAAACCAAATAATATTAACAACATTTC comes from the Gossypium hirsutum isolate 1008001.06 chromosome A06, Gossypium_hirsutum_v2.1, whole genome shotgun sequence genome and includes:
- the LOC107940873 gene encoding elongator complex protein 6; translated protein: MNQRSSNLLDEALGLDQVIEPWPLRGRVVAIEDQVDTSGSFVLHHLLKRSLSPNSSNVAIFIAFSQPFSHYDRILRKLGCNLVSQRDNSRFFFFDMLKLQCPDGDEGITPEGGLIALYGKIHKTISALPEISWKNVSIIIDDLSLMEVAANGSSDYVLDFLQYCRTLTSEFDCSLITLNHEDIYSNEDRPTFFIQMEYLADILIKAEPLATGLATDVHGQLTVSNKGWNKVSNFHFKVKENVVECFYPGRSRG